In the bacterium genome, one interval contains:
- a CDS encoding pentapeptide repeat-containing protein, with translation MTSSKCASGCGRDVYDNANYPTNKCIFHSEKKDSAEFYEEIGNLVHSVQQYWNAPCSFNGFVFPDCPNPRTLVEILGRSHAGIFCLDFSGAVFEGRIDLSGYHFQAGLTFERATFKCDALFDGSNMPLGVSFAGTTFEGLTRFVGTFFQANANFQGAKFRQSSFESATFKGQVTFLKVFFAEPASFCKAKVAGCGVWSRSEFLDTADMSCMVFSDRALFQDTIFHNIASFHSAKFKGEVRFDNALFREDVSFSRVSFEDHAHFAETKLARGLNLGYASFAVLGDFSRCKIISRVRLTWPGEGAKREPAEHQTAEVRRGILQFKSPNFGVRGLLDIRDNMLQPDCSLHLVDCDMAKVLLQGTDCRMVRFKYCRWPKVTHRQVVGDEYRARKHFRSLRTVLVRILPFARALMNHPRLTFALMFRPKEVNWPRIITIYQELVDNCREIHDYRRVNDFDRGIFEARRMIAKSRGRRGISDYLLLSTYRSVSAYSGSLLKPVIWLVASTLAYAYFYWGNSYAIDAETGLLSDFIKKSVQIASLNRIGFEFARANSLAVNVLIALQVVTTTGLVALLLFSIRRRFKH, from the coding sequence ATGACCTCTAGTAAGTGTGCATCGGGATGTGGCCGGGACGTATATGACAACGCCAATTATCCGACGAACAAATGCATTTTCCACTCCGAGAAAAAGGACTCAGCTGAGTTCTATGAGGAGATCGGAAACTTAGTTCATTCAGTCCAGCAATATTGGAATGCGCCTTGTTCGTTCAATGGTTTCGTCTTCCCCGACTGCCCGAACCCGAGGACACTTGTTGAAATCCTCGGACGCTCTCATGCGGGGATCTTTTGCTTGGACTTTAGTGGTGCGGTGTTCGAAGGAAGGATTGATCTTTCTGGTTACCATTTTCAGGCGGGACTGACTTTCGAGCGTGCTACTTTCAAGTGCGACGCTCTCTTTGACGGATCAAATATGCCGCTGGGAGTCTCATTCGCTGGTACAACGTTTGAGGGCTTGACCCGCTTCGTTGGCACATTTTTCCAAGCTAATGCCAACTTCCAAGGAGCAAAGTTTCGTCAAAGTTCTTTTGAAAGCGCCACGTTCAAAGGACAGGTCACATTTCTCAAAGTTTTCTTTGCTGAACCGGCCTCCTTTTGTAAGGCCAAGGTGGCCGGGTGCGGTGTTTGGTCTAGATCAGAGTTCTTGGACACTGCGGACATGTCTTGTATGGTATTCTCCGATAGAGCTTTGTTCCAAGATACGATCTTTCACAACATAGCCTCTTTCCACAGCGCCAAGTTCAAGGGCGAGGTTCGCTTCGATAACGCTCTGTTTCGTGAAGATGTGTCATTCTCTAGAGTGTCGTTTGAAGACCATGCGCATTTTGCTGAAACCAAGCTCGCCAGAGGCCTAAACTTGGGTTATGCATCTTTCGCCGTCCTCGGTGATTTCAGTCGGTGCAAGATTATCAGTCGCGTCAGGTTAACTTGGCCTGGTGAAGGTGCAAAGCGGGAGCCGGCCGAGCACCAGACGGCAGAGGTAAGACGCGGAATTTTGCAATTCAAAAGCCCCAATTTTGGTGTACGCGGGCTCCTTGACATTCGAGACAATATGTTGCAGCCGGATTGCTCTCTGCACTTGGTTGACTGTGATATGGCTAAGGTGCTACTACAAGGAACAGATTGTAGAATGGTCCGCTTTAAGTATTGCCGTTGGCCGAAGGTTACGCATAGACAAGTTGTTGGTGACGAGTACCGTGCACGGAAGCACTTCAGGAGCCTAAGGACTGTGCTCGTACGTATTTTGCCTTTCGCGCGCGCATTGATGAATCACCCACGGTTGACCTTCGCCTTGATGTTCCGACCTAAGGAGGTGAATTGGCCCCGCATCATTACTATTTATCAAGAACTGGTAGACAACTGCCGTGAAATACATGACTACCGTCGAGTGAACGACTTTGACCGTGGCATTTTTGAAGCTCGGCGAATGATTGCAAAGAGTCGAGGGCGGCGAGGCATTTCGGATTACCTACTATTATCGACATACCGATCTGTATCAGCTTATAGCGGCAGTTTGCTAAAGCCAGTCATATGGCTTGTGGCGAGCACTCTCGCTTATGCATACTTCTACTGGGGCAATAGCTACGCCATAGACGCGGAGACAGGGCTTCTATCTGATTTCATAAAGAAAAGTGTACAAATTGCCTCTCTGAACCGGATCGGATTCGAGTTTGCTCGTGCGAACTCGCTCGCGGTAAATGTCCTCATCGCACTGCAAGTCGTAACGACTACGGGATTGGTTGCACTTCTCTTGTTTTCTATACGACGGCGTTTCAAACACTGA
- a CDS encoding 1,4-dihydroxy-2-naphthoate polyprenyltransferase translates to MVSLHNWILASRPKTLVAAIVPVIVGAAYVHAAAVEQWPILLCALASALCIQIGTNFANDYSDFKKGADTAERLGPVRVTQAGLIKPSTVKAGAMLAFAVAVLFGIPLILRGGWPILLIGVFSILSGWAYTGGPYPLGYNGLGELFVFLFFGLAAVTGTAYVLTLQWDPLVPAIATIPGLHASALLAVNNLRDVDTDRVAGKRTLAARFGRTFGRVEYALLLLLPYAIILALFAFSHLKSPALLPLLSLPLIVPPVKRALSRTDGPGMIRALAGTALVQLAFGALLAIGLIL, encoded by the coding sequence ATGGTGTCTCTTCATAACTGGATCTTAGCCTCCCGTCCGAAGACGCTGGTGGCGGCGATTGTGCCGGTGATTGTCGGGGCGGCGTATGTGCACGCGGCGGCGGTGGAGCAGTGGCCGATTTTGCTGTGCGCACTGGCCTCGGCGCTGTGCATTCAGATCGGCACCAATTTCGCCAACGACTATTCCGATTTCAAAAAGGGCGCGGATACCGCCGAGCGCCTCGGGCCGGTGCGCGTCACGCAGGCGGGGCTGATCAAGCCGTCGACGGTCAAGGCGGGCGCGATGCTCGCCTTTGCTGTGGCTGTGCTGTTCGGGATTCCACTGATTTTGCGCGGCGGCTGGCCGATTCTGCTCATCGGCGTGTTCAGCATTCTCTCCGGCTGGGCCTACACGGGCGGACCGTATCCTTTGGGCTACAACGGGCTGGGCGAGTTGTTTGTGTTTCTGTTTTTCGGCCTGGCGGCGGTGACGGGAACCGCCTATGTGCTCACGCTGCAGTGGGACCCCTTAGTGCCGGCGATTGCCACCATTCCGGGGCTGCATGCATCGGCGTTGCTGGCCGTCAACAATCTGCGGGATGTGGACACCGACCGCGTGGCAGGCAAACGGACCCTCGCGGCGCGTTTCGGCAGAACCTTTGGCCGGGTGGAATACGCTTTGCTCCTCCTGCTGCCGTATGCCATCATTCTTGCATTGTTTGCGTTTTCACACCTGAAGTCGCCGGCACTGCTGCCCCTGCTTTCGCTGCCGCTGATAGTGCCACCCGTGAAACGTGCGTTATCGCGCACCGACGGGCCGGGCATGATCCGCGCACTGGCGGGAACGGCCTTGGTGCAGCTTGCATTCGGCGCTCTTCTTGCCATCGGTCTTATCCTGTGA
- the menC gene encoding o-succinylbenzoate synthase: MTSHPLAFAPYELAFRNPLHTARGVITLRCGFLVALRVGNAVGIGDVAPLPDFGTETVEEAGQKLEEKRKTKNEKLDLELDCLDGFPATRFGLQCALLALEGQPSEGAREIPVNALIGGGTVREAWVAGQKAVEAGYETLKVKVGMRTVRQDIEIFRVLRSAFPKLALRADANGAWSFDEARQFAHGVTACELQYIEDPLKDPDTEALSVFRRNCEVPVACDRMADSVEDIEALIERRLCDVLVLKPSVIGSIRKLEQLADKAKAAGMAVVISSLLESSVGLSYVAHLAARCGTEGLAHGIGTAEMFETDMLRTPFCPVKGKIALPDLSALQYAVIPGMAAGLGLQESDE; encoded by the coding sequence GTGACGTCACATCCCTTAGCTTTCGCACCCTACGAACTGGCTTTTCGGAACCCCCTGCACACCGCGCGCGGCGTCATCACGCTGCGGTGCGGATTTCTGGTTGCGTTGCGAGTCGGCAACGCCGTGGGCATCGGCGACGTCGCACCGTTGCCGGACTTCGGGACGGAAACGGTTGAGGAAGCCGGGCAGAAGCTTGAAGAAAAGCGAAAAACGAAAAACGAAAAGCTGGATCTGGAGCTGGATTGCCTTGACGGGTTTCCGGCCACGCGCTTCGGACTGCAATGCGCCCTGCTGGCGCTGGAAGGTCAGCCATCTGAAGGGGCAAGAGAAATTCCCGTCAATGCATTGATCGGCGGGGGAACGGTGCGGGAGGCCTGGGTGGCGGGGCAGAAGGCGGTGGAAGCAGGCTACGAAACGCTGAAGGTGAAGGTGGGAATGCGGACCGTGCGGCAGGACATCGAAATCTTCCGCGTGCTGCGCTCGGCATTTCCCAAGCTTGCGCTAAGGGCCGACGCCAATGGCGCGTGGTCCTTCGATGAGGCGCGGCAATTTGCGCACGGCGTAACCGCCTGCGAGCTGCAATACATTGAGGATCCGCTGAAAGATCCTGATACGGAGGCGCTGTCGGTTTTTCGACGTAACTGTGAGGTTCCCGTAGCCTGCGACCGGATGGCGGATTCGGTGGAGGATATCGAAGCGCTGATTGAGCGCCGCCTGTGTGATGTGCTGGTGCTGAAGCCGTCGGTGATCGGCTCCATCCGTAAACTTGAACAGCTCGCGGACAAGGCAAAAGCGGCGGGGATGGCAGTGGTGATCAGCAGCCTGCTGGAATCGAGCGTGGGCCTTTCCTACGTTGCGCATCTGGCGGCGCGTTGCGGCACGGAGGGATTGGCGCACGGCATCGGCACGGCAGAGATGTTCGAAACGGATATGCTGCGCACACCGTTTTGTCCGGTAAAGGGTAAGATTGCGTTGCCGGATCTTTCGGCTCTGCAATATGCAGTGATTCCCGGCATGGCGGCCGGACTCGGATTACAGGAAAGCGATGAGTAA
- the menE gene encoding o-succinylbenzoate--CoA ligase has translation MSKQDWFSKQTEGTHSHLSDLNGSMPDEEFNGKTLRLAQMLAERFPERNARIGLWGENSLDYVIALFAVLRAGHVAVPLNTRLSARELQDLAEAAGLSGVLASRDFPQSHREVFNGLSMFALAQKLAPLGPNAKPPRMRELGEKDVAVLLCSSGSSGKPKIVPFTLRSLFSHARAVCSHLNVTWRDSWVACLPLYHVGGLAIPFRCMVSGASLILSQSSDPDDLHHLITAENVTLISVVPTALERMLNKRGSDPYPKTLRGLLVGGGPVADALLARCDRAYATYGLTEAGSMVSCARPGCGDKERRTAGPALPDTEIKIVDEKGKDIRKGEAGQILVRGPGMAAGYLGNSEASARTFRSGWIHTGDIGRLDESGLLKVEARRGDIVLSGGENIYPAEIEAALKKHPRVEAAIVLPVDHPEWGQTPAALIVLKPGRPLEKTHIYMFLEGHLARYKFPKKILFADALPLLSTGKPDLAAIRKMLKG, from the coding sequence ATGAGTAAACAGGACTGGTTCAGCAAACAGACCGAAGGCACGCACTCGCATTTGTCCGACCTCAACGGCTCGATGCCCGATGAGGAGTTCAACGGCAAGACGTTGCGCCTCGCGCAGATGCTGGCGGAGCGTTTCCCCGAACGGAATGCGCGGATCGGCCTGTGGGGCGAGAACAGTCTCGACTATGTGATCGCCCTGTTTGCCGTGCTCCGCGCCGGACATGTGGCGGTGCCGCTCAACACACGCCTGTCCGCACGGGAATTGCAGGATCTTGCGGAAGCCGCCGGGCTCAGCGGTGTGCTGGCCTCGCGCGATTTTCCGCAGTCGCACCGCGAGGTGTTCAATGGCCTGTCCATGTTCGCCCTCGCTCAGAAGCTTGCGCCGCTCGGTCCCAATGCCAAGCCTCCTCGCATGCGCGAACTCGGCGAGAAAGACGTGGCCGTGCTGCTCTGTTCCTCGGGCAGTTCGGGCAAGCCCAAGATCGTACCGTTCACGCTGCGCAGCCTGTTCTCTCACGCCCGCGCGGTGTGCAGCCATCTGAATGTCACCTGGCGCGATTCCTGGGTGGCGTGTCTGCCGCTCTACCACGTCGGCGGCCTGGCGATTCCTTTCCGCTGCATGGTCTCGGGAGCCTCGTTGATTCTCAGTCAGAGCAGTGATCCGGATGATCTCCACCATTTGATCACCGCGGAAAATGTGACACTGATCTCCGTGGTGCCGACGGCCCTCGAACGGATGCTGAACAAACGCGGCTCCGATCCGTATCCCAAGACATTGCGCGGCCTGCTGGTCGGCGGCGGCCCCGTGGCCGATGCGCTGCTGGCTCGCTGCGACCGCGCCTATGCGACGTACGGTCTTACCGAAGCAGGCTCGATGGTGAGCTGCGCGCGGCCGGGATGCGGCGACAAAGAGCGGCGCACCGCCGGACCGGCCCTGCCGGATACCGAGATTAAGATTGTCGATGAAAAGGGGAAGGACATCCGGAAGGGCGAGGCGGGACAGATTCTGGTGCGGGGACCGGGCATGGCCGCCGGCTATCTGGGAAATTCGGAAGCCAGTGCGCGCACCTTCCGCTCAGGCTGGATTCACACGGGAGACATTGGCCGCCTGGACGAGAGCGGACTGCTGAAGGTTGAAGCGCGACGCGGGGACATTGTGCTCTCCGGCGGGGAGAATATTTATCCGGCGGAGATCGAAGCGGCACTCAAAAAGCATCCGCGTGTGGAGGCCGCGATTGTCTTGCCGGTGGATCATCCCGAATGGGGACAGACACCCGCCGCACTGATCGTGCTCAAGCCGGGCCGTCCCTTGGAAAAGACCCACATCTACATGTTCCTTGAAGGCCATCTTGCCCGCTACAAGTTTCCCAAGAAGATCCTCTTCGCCGACGCCTTGCCGCTTCTGTCCACCGGAAAACCGGATCTGGCGGCCATTCGAAAGATGTTGAAGGGCTGA
- a CDS encoding class I adenylate-forming enzyme family protein has translation MTSTIRGPKSRPFNWDHLLPHGEFRDQILRTAAFLSERFSGHHARIGLWGECTEGYLAAFLAILRAGHTAVPLDPRLGSHELTDIVHSAKIAGLLVSRDFPIAYSAALGNTKIYPLSPYLRSKTCGGQDSGPPVADGADAAVMLCGSRCDRSTRMITFALPSLIRHAQVVCSHLNVTAEDAWLMSVPLHCVAGLVIPFRCLVSGASLRMCTARDPDEINRLIDTGRVSIVSATPDMFDKMLRRHGTHPYLGNLRAIFISGIVPELQLLRCPQACMVYGVAEAGSMVSCSRPGCTAEEHLSAGPVLPGMGVRIIGSDGKDVRRGERGRILVRGLDASGEGQRAGWVQTEDYGYLDGHGYLHPEPHQDDAAGSGENSVCTVEIQTLLERHPRVQRVIVVSMEDKEWGQVPAALVVLTPGRPMEKTHLFQFLEGKLARYKFPKKIIFADALPLLSGGKPDLAAIRKLLKG, from the coding sequence TTGACATCCACCATTCGAGGACCGAAATCCCGGCCCTTTAATTGGGACCACCTGCTGCCGCACGGTGAATTCCGCGATCAAATCCTGCGCACAGCGGCGTTTCTCAGCGAGCGGTTTTCCGGGCATCATGCGCGGATCGGTCTCTGGGGCGAATGCACGGAGGGCTATCTGGCGGCCTTTCTGGCCATCTTACGTGCCGGTCACACAGCGGTGCCGCTGGATCCGCGGCTCGGCAGTCATGAACTGACCGACATCGTCCACTCGGCAAAGATCGCGGGGTTGCTGGTGTCGCGGGATTTCCCTATTGCCTACAGCGCGGCGCTGGGTAATACGAAGATTTACCCTCTTAGCCCCTATCTCCGGTCCAAGACCTGCGGGGGGCAGGATTCCGGGCCACCGGTGGCTGACGGCGCGGATGCGGCGGTGATGTTGTGCGGGTCGCGCTGCGACCGCAGCACGCGGATGATTACCTTCGCCCTTCCCTCGCTGATCCGTCACGCGCAGGTTGTCTGCTCCCACTTGAATGTGACGGCGGAAGACGCATGGCTGATGTCCGTGCCTCTGCATTGTGTGGCGGGGCTGGTGATTCCCTTCCGCTGCCTGGTGTCGGGAGCCTCCCTGCGGATGTGCACCGCGCGGGATCCCGATGAGATCAACCGGCTGATCGATACCGGCCGGGTCTCCATCGTGTCGGCGACGCCGGATATGTTCGACAAGATGCTGCGGCGGCACGGGACTCATCCTTATTTGGGAAATCTGCGCGCCATTTTCATCAGCGGCATTGTGCCGGAACTGCAACTGCTGCGCTGCCCGCAGGCGTGCATGGTGTACGGTGTGGCCGAGGCGGGCTCCATGGTGAGCTGTTCACGTCCGGGATGCACGGCGGAAGAACACCTGAGCGCCGGGCCCGTGTTGCCGGGCATGGGAGTGCGCATTATCGGGTCGGACGGAAAAGATGTGCGGCGGGGAGAACGGGGCCGGATTCTGGTGCGGGGGCTGGATGCAAGCGGCGAAGGACAGCGGGCAGGCTGGGTGCAGACGGAAGACTACGGATATCTCGATGGACACGGTTATCTGCATCCGGAGCCGCATCAGGACGATGCGGCAGGATCGGGTGAAAACAGTGTGTGCACGGTCGAGATCCAGACGCTTCTCGAACGCCATCCCCGGGTGCAGCGGGTGATTGTGGTGTCTATGGAGGACAAGGAGTGGGGGCAGGTTCCAGCGGCGCTGGTGGTCTTGACGCCGGGACGTCCCATGGAGAAGACGCACCTGTTCCAGTTTCTGGAGGGCAAACTGGCGCGCTACAAATTCCCCAAGAAGATCATCTTCGCCGATGCCCTGCCGCTCTTGTCTGGCGGCAAACCGGATTTGGCGGCGATTCGGAAGCTGCTGAAGGGCTGA
- a CDS encoding thioesterase family protein: MPKIFRLPYTIALYDTDAAQIIFYANLFRICQHALEGFLADIGFGLPVLFGRRTMGLPVVHAEGDFEQMLTVGMKVEIRAHVAQIGSSSYRMAYELWSEDGRRMATAATVQVCVDPKTGASMPLPDDFRQALTKYA; the protein is encoded by the coding sequence ATGCCCAAAATCTTCCGTTTACCCTATACCATCGCCCTCTATGATACGGACGCGGCGCAGATTATTTTCTACGCCAATCTTTTCCGCATCTGCCAGCATGCTCTCGAAGGATTCCTGGCGGACATCGGCTTCGGATTGCCCGTGCTGTTTGGCCGCCGCACCATGGGATTGCCGGTGGTGCATGCCGAAGGCGACTTCGAGCAGATGCTCACGGTGGGCATGAAGGTGGAAATCCGCGCGCACGTGGCGCAGATCGGCAGCTCCTCGTACCGCATGGCCTATGAACTTTGGTCGGAAGATGGCCGTCGCATGGCCACCGCCGCCACCGTGCAGGTCTGCGTCGACCCCAAGACCGGCGCCTCCATGCCCCTGCCGGATGATTTCCGTCAGGCGCTGACGAAATATGCGTAA
- a CDS encoding glycosyltransferase family 4 protein, protein MSLKLLHLLTSPHLGGAEQVCLSLAAEQQRRGHDVRLLVLMPGKVQQTAARMGLPVISPELPDGAVIGKHQFRARAAESLRRAAKEFTPNLVHSHVPLGNLLCSRVLPPIKLPWVTTAHGSYKQFAYAPVTVAKPYLKPYLLLRHAFGDWVTLRSAARVVTVSEYARQELLSIGLPAAKIRTVLNGLPRPANIMDRSAARATLGVAADAMLVGALGYFAPVKGFDILVRAFAVLQDNYPALQLWIAGGDVLGDTSVRRSLQALITALCPGGRVRLLDTLDPKAGFLSALDLFVISSRTEGLPLSLVEAMQHGKASVVSSAGGSAEAARPGLEGLVFESEDPQSLAAQIDVLLRDPALRESLGRAAQARAFEYLTLKRCAADYDAVYTEVCSSSI, encoded by the coding sequence ATGAGCCTGAAACTGCTGCATCTCTTAACGTCGCCGCATCTCGGCGGCGCCGAACAGGTCTGTCTGTCTCTGGCTGCCGAGCAGCAGCGCCGCGGGCATGATGTGCGCTTGCTGGTACTGATGCCGGGCAAAGTTCAGCAGACCGCCGCGCGTATGGGCCTTCCGGTGATCTCTCCCGAGTTGCCCGATGGCGCCGTGATCGGCAAGCATCAATTCCGCGCGCGCGCCGCGGAGAGTCTGCGCCGTGCGGCCAAAGAGTTCACGCCCAATCTGGTACATTCTCATGTGCCGCTGGGTAATCTGCTCTGCAGCCGCGTGCTGCCGCCCATCAAGCTGCCGTGGGTCACCACCGCGCACGGATCCTATAAACAGTTTGCCTATGCGCCGGTGACGGTTGCCAAGCCCTATCTGAAACCGTATCTGTTGCTGCGTCATGCCTTCGGCGATTGGGTGACGCTGCGCAGCGCGGCGCGGGTGGTGACGGTCTCGGAGTACGCGCGGCAGGAATTGCTGAGCATCGGCCTTCCCGCCGCCAAGATCCGCACGGTGTTGAATGGGCTTCCCCGTCCGGCTAACATTATGGACCGGTCGGCAGCCCGCGCCACACTTGGAGTCGCCGCAGATGCAATGCTGGTGGGTGCACTGGGCTATTTTGCTCCGGTCAAGGGCTTTGACATTCTCGTCCGGGCTTTTGCAGTGTTACAGGATAACTATCCGGCATTGCAGTTATGGATCGCCGGCGGTGATGTGCTGGGAGATACCTCGGTGCGGCGCAGCCTGCAAGCGTTGATCACCGCGCTATGTCCCGGCGGCAGAGTGAGACTGCTCGATACACTGGATCCCAAAGCGGGCTTTCTGTCGGCACTGGATCTGTTCGTAATTTCCTCGCGCACGGAAGGCTTGCCGCTCAGTCTTGTCGAAGCCATGCAGCACGGCAAAGCTTCGGTGGTCAGTTCGGCGGGTGGGTCAGCCGAAGCGGCGCGACCCGGTCTGGAAGGATTGGTCTTCGAATCGGAAGATCCGCAGAGTCTGGCCGCGCAGATCGACGTCCTGCTGCGAGATCCGGCGCTGCGGGAGTCGCTGGGCCGTGCCGCACAGGCGCGCGCCTTCGAGTATCTGACTCTAAAACGGTGCGCCGCAGACTACGACGCGGTGTACACCGAGGTTTGTAGTTCATCTATATAG
- a CDS encoding glycosyltransferase family 2 protein, with translation MLLCSNGPDRITSLQRESVDLSIIIVNYNGKKDLLRCLGSLEAVRAERPFEVIVVDNGSTDGSLEDGQARFGWVRFLSAGGNLGFARGCNLGLEQAKGRHAMLLNPDTEVLSGSLCRLVDTLEQHPTWGVVGPTMVDPFDQPYLAARRFPTPYYLFCECTRLAYLFPHTRQFAGYFYGDVDPATLDAVDQVEGSALLISRDAWQAVGNLDPRFFLFFEEVDWCKRVRNASFEIHLVKDAKIRHHRATTMSRFYVKAREANARSAMQYFEKHNGAAGLKSVRRWMRMALTIRIIAATVAGWLGKGELARLRVEGARAERRVYRNGMSA, from the coding sequence TTGCTACTTTGCTCAAACGGGCCGGATCGGATCACGTCGCTGCAAAGGGAATCGGTGGACCTCTCGATCATCATCGTTAACTACAATGGAAAAAAGGACTTGCTGCGCTGTCTCGGATCTTTGGAGGCGGTGCGGGCAGAGCGGCCATTTGAGGTGATCGTGGTCGATAACGGGTCCACCGATGGCAGTCTGGAAGACGGACAGGCGCGGTTCGGCTGGGTGCGGTTTCTCAGTGCGGGGGGCAATCTGGGGTTTGCCCGAGGGTGCAACCTCGGTTTAGAGCAGGCCAAGGGCCGTCATGCCATGTTGCTGAATCCTGACACGGAAGTTTTGTCCGGCTCTCTTTGCCGCCTGGTGGACACTCTTGAGCAGCATCCAACTTGGGGCGTGGTGGGTCCGACGATGGTCGATCCATTCGATCAGCCTTATCTGGCGGCACGGCGATTTCCCACTCCCTATTATCTCTTTTGCGAGTGCACGCGACTGGCCTATCTGTTTCCGCACACGCGGCAATTCGCGGGCTATTTCTACGGAGATGTCGACCCGGCCACGCTCGATGCGGTGGATCAGGTGGAAGGCAGCGCACTGCTGATCAGCCGCGACGCATGGCAAGCCGTTGGCAATCTGGATCCGCGTTTCTTTCTGTTCTTTGAAGAAGTGGACTGGTGCAAGCGGGTCCGGAATGCGAGCTTCGAAATTCATCTGGTAAAGGACGCAAAAATCCGCCATCATCGCGCCACCACGATGAGCCGCTTCTATGTCAAGGCGCGGGAAGCCAATGCGCGCAGCGCCATGCAGTATTTCGAAAAGCACAACGGCGCGGCAGGGCTTAAGAGTGTGCGGCGCTGGATGAGAATGGCACTGACCATCCGCATCATTGCGGCAACGGTAGCCGGCTGGCTGGGAAAGGGAGAACTGGCAAGGCTGCGTGTGGAAGGGGCGCGGGCCGAGCGGCGGGTCTATCGTAATGGGATGTCCGCATGA